The proteins below are encoded in one region of Chloroflexota bacterium:
- a CDS encoding imidazoleglycerol-phosphate dehydratase, which produces KALGRALDQATMLDPRRGEVPSTKGTLTA; this is translated from the coding sequence CAAGGCGCTGGGCCGGGCGCTAGACCAGGCGACGATGCTGGACCCCCGGCGGGGCGAGGTGCCGTCTACGAAAGGAACGTTGACGGCATAG